The genomic DNA CACAGCGTGAAAGAACTGACCAGTCTCGGTATCCAGCCGGACGTTCTCCTGTGCCGCACCGATCGTTACCTCGACGCCAAGGTCAAAGCAAAAATTGCCCTGTTCTGTAACGTCAATGATAACGCCGTCATCACCGCCAAAGACGTCGAATGTATCTACGAAGTGCCGCTGGTGTTTCATCAAGAAGGCCTCGACGAACGGATCGTGGAAAAACTCAACATGTGGACCGGTGGACCGAACCTCAGCAAGTGGGAGCGGATTGTCCATATTTACAAGAATCCTCGCGAGCGCGTACGCATCGCCATGGTCGGTAAATATGTCAACCTGATCGATTCCTATAAGAGTCTGAACGAAGCGCTGGTGCACGGCGGGCTGGCCAATGAGTGTCGTGTCGAAATCGAACATCTCGATTCGGAACAGCTTGAGGACGGCACGCTCCCAGATGCCGTTCGTCAGGCCGATGGCCTCCTGGTCCCGATGGGATTTGGCCAGCGCGGCACTGAAGGCAAAATTGCAGCGGTCCGCTACGCACGTGAAGAAGGCATTCCCTTCTTCGGCATTTGTTTTGGCATGCAGATGGCGGTGATCGAGTTCGGTCGCAATGTCTGCAGCCTGGCTCACGCCAATTCAACCGAGGTTGATGAGAACACTCCCCATCCGGTCATTGCCATGATGAACGAACAACGCGCGGTCGTGCAAAAGGGAGGCACGATGCGACTTGGTGCGTATCCATGCACCCTCCAAGAAGGTACCCTTGCCGCGAAACTCTATGGGCAAACACAAATTTCTGAACGCCATCGCCATCGTTATGAATTCAACAACGAGTACCGCGAACGCTACGCAGCCAAAGGCATGATCTTCAGCGGCCTTTCC from Deltaproteobacteria bacterium includes the following:
- a CDS encoding CTP synthase, with the protein product MSTSGNGKDSRKTKFIFITGGVVSSLGKGIAAASIGGLLESRGLKVTLLKMDPYINVDPGTMNPFQHGEVYVTDDGAETDLDLGHYERYVSTPMSRKNTFTTGQVYDAVISRERKGDYLGGTVQVIPHITDEIKNRILAAAAGFDVAICEVGGTVGDIESLPFLEAIRQFRWDWGREHVLYVHLTLVPFISAAGELKTKPTQHSVKELTSLGIQPDVLLCRTDRYLDAKVKAKIALFCNVNDNAVITAKDVECIYEVPLVFHQEGLDERIVEKLNMWTGGPNLSKWERIVHIYKNPRERVRIAMVGKYVNLIDSYKSLNEALVHGGLANECRVEIEHLDSEQLEDGTLPDAVRQADGLLVPMGFGQRGTEGKIAAVRYAREEGIPFFGICFGMQMAVIEFGRNVCSLAHANSTEVDENTPHPVIAMMNEQRAVVQKGGTMRLGAYPCTLQEGTLAAKLYGQTQISERHRHRYEFNNEYRERYAAKGMIFSGLSPDGGLVEIVEIRKHPWFVGVQFHPELKSRPFDCHPLFSGFVRAALQRRLGHQESPLRRVSGAGRA